The following proteins come from a genomic window of Trifolium pratense cultivar HEN17-A07 linkage group LG4, ARS_RC_1.1, whole genome shotgun sequence:
- the LOC123923630 gene encoding ornithine decarboxylase-like, which translates to MPTLVAEESQITNIFSASGFKGKKLVTTLSSEATIFDIIQSIIKTKPSEIDSPFSVLDLRVVIDLMNKWTMNLPTVKPFYAVKCNPNISLLGALASLGANFDCASPVEIESVLSLGVSPDRIIYANPCKSESHIKYAASVGVNVTTFDSVGEVGKIKMWHPNCELVLRIKPEEDNGARFSLGLKFGALRNEVPELLKAADDVGLKVIGASFHIGSAGANTQAYRGAILLAKTVFETASNLGMPKMKILNIGGGFTPGSKFDEASLNINEAIKSYFENEEDLVVIGEPGTYFAETAFTLATKVIGKRVRGELREYWIDDGIYGTLSTVVYDYFIVTCSTLRFGSKPDEVTYKDTKTYPSTVFGPTCDSTDTVLKEYSLPELEMNDWLVFSNMGAYTSSLGTNFNGFSSSAKNVYIACSSLSSGAENKS; encoded by the coding sequence ATGCCTACACTTGTAGCTGAAGAATCCCAAATTACCAACATTTTCAGCGCTTCAGGTTTCAAAGGCAAGAAACTAGTCACAACTTTGTCCTCAGAAGCTACTATCTTTGATATCATTCAATCCATTATCAAAACCAAACCATCTGAAATTGATTCACCATTTAGTGTCCTTGATTTAAGGGTCGTTATTGACCTCATGAACAAATGGACTATGAATCTTCCAACCGTGAAGCCTTTCTATGCTGTTAAGTGCAACCCAAACATTTCACTTCTAGGTGCATTGGCTTCACTCGGCGCCAATTTTGACTGTGCAAGCCCCGTTGAAATTGAATCTGTTTTATCGCTTGGCGTTTCACCTGACAGAATCATCTATGCCAACCCGTGTAAATCGGAGTCACACATTAAATATGCTGCAAGTGTTGGCGTCAATGTAACAACCTTTGACTCTGTTGGAGAAGtcggaaaaataaaaatgtggcACCCAAATTGTGAGTTGGTCCTCCGGATTAAGCCAGAGGAAGACAACGGAGCACGGTTTAGTTTGGGTCTCAAATTTGGCGCGCTTCGTAACGAAGTTCCTGAGCTCCTCAAAGCTGCTGATGATGTTGGACTTAAAGTAATTGGCGCGTCGTTCCACATAGGTAGTGCAGGAGCCAACACACAAGCTTACCGCGGAGCCATTTTATTGGCTAAAACGGTTTTTGAAACAGCTTCAAATCTTGGAATGCCGAAAATGAAAATTCTCAATATTGGTGGAGGGTTCACTCCTGGATCAAAATTTGACGAAGCATCATTAAACATTAATGAAGCAATTAAATCTTATTTTGAAAACGAAGAGGATCTTGTTGTTATTGGCGAACCAGGTACTTACTTTGCGGAAACGGCATTCACCTTAGCAACAAAAGTAATTGGAAAACGTGTGAGGGGTGAATTAAGAGAATATTGGATCGATGATGGAATTTATGGAACTCTTAGTACCGTTGTTTATGATTATTTTATCGTCACATGCTCGACACTTAGATTTGGTTCAAAACCTGATGAGGTTACATACAAAGACACCAAAACTTACCCTTCAACGGTTTTTGGACCCACTTGTGATTCAACTGATACAGTTCTTAAAGAGTACTCATTACCTGAACTTGAAATGAACGATTGGCTTGTGTTTTCAAATATGGGTGCTTATACAAGTTCTCTTGGGACAAACTTCAATGGGTTTAGTTCCTCTGCTAAAAATGTTTACATTGCATGTTCAAGTTTAAGTTCTGGAGCAGAGAACAAATCATGA
- the LOC123923631 gene encoding ornithine decarboxylase-like translates to MPTLVAEESQITNLKLMFGASGVKANELVTTLSSEATIFDIIQAIIKTKPTEIDSPFSVLDLRVVIDLMNKWTTNLPTVKPFYAVKCNPNISLLSTLASLGSNFDCASKVEIESILSLGVSPERIIYANPCKPESHIKYAASVGVNVTTFDSVGEVEKIKKWHPNCKLILRIKPEEETGARFCLGLKYGALLNEVPKLLKAANIAGLKVTGVAFHIGSMGADAQAYRGAILLAKAVFETASRLGMPKMKILDIGGGFSSGSKFDEASLSIHDAIKSYFENEEDLVVIGEPGTYFAETAFTLATKVIGKRVRGELKEYWIDDGIYGTLCMTVYDYFIIKCSTLRFDSKHENATYKDTKTYPSMVFGPTCDSTDTVLKKYPLPELEMNDWLVFSNMGAYTTSCATNFNGFSSSAKNTYIAYSS, encoded by the coding sequence ATGCCTACACTAGTAGCCGAAGAGTCCCAAATTACCAATTTGAAGCTCATGTTTGGTGCTTCAGGTGTCAAAGCCAATGAATTAGTGACAACTTTGTCCTCAGAAGCTACTATCTTTGATATCATTCAAGCCATTATCAAAACCAAACCAACTGAAATTGATTCACCATTTAGTGTCCTTGATTTAAGGGTAGTTATTGACCTCATGAACAAATGGACTACAAACCTTCCAACTGTGAAGCCTTTCTATGCCGTTAAGTGTAACCCAAACATTTCACTTCTAAGCACACTGGCTTCACTCGGCTCCAATTTCGACTGTGCAAGTAAGGTCGAAATCGAATCCATTTTATCACTTGGGGTTTCACCCGAAAGAATCATCTACGCCAACCCGTGTAAACCGGAATCACACATTAAATATGCTGCAAGTGTCGGTGTCAATGTAACCACCTTTGACTCTGTTGGAGAAgtcgaaaaaataaaaaagtggcATCCAAACTGTAAGTTGATCCTTCGGATTAAGCCGGAGGAAGAAACCGGAGCACGGTTTTGTTTGGGTCTCAAATATGGCGCTCTTCTTAATGAAGTTCCGAAACTACTCAAAGCTGCTAACATAGCTGGACTTAAAGTGACGGGCGTGGCATTCCACATAGGTAGTATGGGAGCCGATGCACAAGCTTACCGCGGAGCCATTTTATTGGCTAAAGCTGTTTTTGAAACGGCTTCACGACTTGGAATGCCGAAAATGAAAATTCTCGATATTGGTGGTGGATTCTCTTCTGGATCGAAATTTGACGAAGCGTCGTTAAGCATTCATGATGCAATTAAATCTTATTTCGAAAATGAAGAGGATCTTGTTGTTATTGGTGAGCCAGGTACTTACTTTGCGGAAACCGCATTCACCTTAGCAACAAAAGTGATTGGGAAACGTGTGAGGGGTGAATTAAAAGAGTATTGGATCGACGATGGAATTTATGGAACTCTTTGTATGACTGtttatgattattttattataaagtgCTCAACACTTAGGTTTGATTCAAAACATGAGAATGCTACATACAAAGACACCAAAACTTACCCTTCAATGGTTTTTGGACCCACTTGTGATTCGACTGATACGGTTCTTAAAAAGTACCCATTACCCGAACTTGAAATGAATGATTGGCTTGTGTTTTCAAATATGGGTGCTTATACAACTTCTTGTGCGACCAATTTCAATGGGTTTAGCTCCTCAGCTAAAAATACTTACATTGCCTATTCAAGTTGA